tattaacaatttaactttttctaATGGCCGTGTAATCGAGTTGCTTTGCATCGTTTGAATTGgtcccctttttctttctcttttcttcttaacTCTAGAGatcttaactttttctttaaccAAGAAAAAGGACCAACTCATTGACTTTGTGTTTTTAATCTTGTGACCGACGTGCATAAATATGCTATGTGATTTAGAAGTCTAGCACCTCCGTGACTAGGCCCTGTATATATGTactgaattaaaaaaataatctatatatatttattaattttagatataaaaatatatattaaatatttaatattaaaatataaaatatttatattatttattaattaattatggtgtatatatatatataatatatattaataaatatttcaataatcAAGTATATAATCCACTTGAAGTAATCCAATTACGATGAGCGAATTGTAATAGTATATGGGTTTTTAGCCCAAATACCAGTGCGCAAGGCCTTCAATCATTCCCAGTTTGGGCCTGTTCATTGACaaataagtccaaattaagagCTTGAAGTGGATCAGacagtaaaataattttctagaGTCtacattgattttattatttagtatataatgtaaaatctattttttatttatacttcaATTAAACTGGAATTAATGTAAAATCATTTTCAAGCATTACAAAATATGtctaaaattttttgatttaatatttttttataacaaaaatgtataaattagtttttagtaaaatctgttttttttttaaatattttttaaatttaaaaataactaaaaaaatacttttatctcttgatatttataatatataaccGATAACCGTGATAATATAgtatataacaaaatatataaattattatctgatttgatcttaatttatgttttaacGCAAGAGATACAgtaatctaattataaaagcTAACTCAAATTACataggaaaaaaagaagaagcaagtatatcaaaatcaaatcaaacttttcatattttttatgtttatttcatttttatattttagtagtgaacacattttttctttgtttagaAGTAGAAAAAGTAGAGGGGAAAAACTCAATCAAATCAGCTTATTATCCATTAATATGATTTTTGCTTTTACTTGATTTACGTTAAAACCAACGCtcaaggaaaaaataaaaaaagaaatatatatatatatatatatataggtaaTGGACAAAACcccaatctttttctttcattttcaaacATTATTTGCATATCTTTCTCCTCCAAAAGAATCTTTATCACCCgaaaatatttgaattcgAATATGTTAAAACTCTTGAATgtaaaaatatgatataattcCAAAATATGATCTCTTCTTTTCATCCCATTTGTTTCTTCGACAAAACCCACAATAGAAGTATTACGGTAACGGCGCACAATAGCAGGCAATAGAAAATAGGAGACGTATCTAACTACAAATTAGTATAAAACGACTGTTACGAGTACAAGTGTCGTCATCCTTTTAGCTAAACTCACTGAAAACTAGTCGCTGGAATCTCTCCTTCTCTTCTCAGCTCTTATCGTCCTCACAAATGTCTGCCACTGCCTCATTTTCTGCTACTCTTCCTAAACCGACGCCGTTTCTATCAACTCCGAAATCCATCTCATCCTCCTCTAGTCTCAGTACTTTAGGATTTCTTTCAATTAGGTCCAAGTCCTTTAAGTCGCTTAGAGCTAATGGCGGCGGCGGTTCAGCTGTTGGTGCTTGTAGTATGGTCTCGATGCCAGCTGTTAAGCCTTTGATTTCTCTTGATTTTGAAACTACTGTTttcaagaaagagaaaatctCTCTTGCTGGCCATGACGAGGTTGTTTAAAAATTGGATTTTCTTGTTctcacattttctttttgtttctgcttgaaaccaaagaaaaaaatatggcatctttattggattttgttttgtttgatgATGTGGTGTTATAGTACATTGTAAGAGGGGGGAGAGATCTGTTCAAGTTGCTACCTGATGCTTTCAAAGGAATCAAGCAGATTGGTGTTATTGGTTGGGGTTCCCAGGTGaattatagtaataaaaaaacgATTTCTTATGTTAATGTAGAATTGtaatgtcttttttttttcatctgTAAAGGATAAAGTAATGATCTTTacctctttttttctaaaaaaaaaatccattgAAGGGTCCTGCTCAAGCTCAGAATTTAAGGGATTCTCTAGGAGAAGCCAAGTCTGATATTGTAGTAAAGGTAATTAACACACCcatattttcatattcaaCCACTCTATGGGCTCGTATGGAAATAATCATCTGCATGAATTGAATCTTGCCATATCATGTCACTTGTGAAGTTTCCAAACACGAGAATTATATGTAGGAATTGACATTCTTGCATTTTTAGACATTCCAAAACAATGTTACATGTTTAATTTGTCTAATGTTGCTTGATGGTTACTTTTGTATAATGTAGATTGGACTCAGGAAGGGATCTCGTTCATTTGCTGAAGCTCGTTCTGCTGGTTTTACTGAAGAGAATGGGACTTTGGGTGACATTTGGGAAACTGTTTCTGGCAGTGATCTTGTACTCCTATTGATATCTGATGCTGCGCAGGTGTGTTATATAATACTCACTAACTCTTTACTCTGAAAAACCTTAGCTGACCTTTACAACTCTCTGGCTGTTAGATTTGGCTCAATGCACTGCCTACATTGAACATTCCTGCTCTTCTATGCGagagaggaaagagggaaaaGCTTGGAAATATTCTCATAATCCCTGCCCTTACTTTTTGTAACTTTTTATCTGTCACTTACAAGATATAATGAAAAGTCGCATGAGAGTGGAGATGTGTACGCTTCTTTCAAATTTTGTATGAGATGTGTTCTAGTAGTTTGATTCCTGTAGGTTATGAGATCCAATTCTTAAAGAAGTTAACTCTTTGAGGAAGTagtaaatgtaaaattttatcttcatGGATGCATGTACTCAATATCTGTTTTTTTGTGTGTGCTCTTTTCGGTGTATGCTATgctaaattttgatatatgatgTGAACCTCCTTTTTCTTAGGGGTATCTTTGGGTTTCTTGGATAACTAAACTGCTATTTGCTaacttctcattttatttctaaCACATCCTTTAGCTTCTTACTTTCTctgtcttttattttctttttgcatgtTTGATTCTTCTATGAGTAAAGTTCtgtattattaattatgtaagaGTTTCACTTCCATTTGGTTGATGCTTAGCAAAAATGAAGTGTAATCAGAAATCTTATAAATTCTACAGTTttcatatttcaattttctcattttttcttttctttataatttttttcctctCAAGAATGATCTTGGGTTTGTTTACAGGCTGATAATTATGAGAAAGTGTTCTCCCATATGAAGCCAAACAGCATACTTGGTCTTTCCCATGGATTTCTTCTTGGACATTTGCAGTCAATGGGACTCGACTTCCCAAAGAATATTAGTGTTATTGCTGTGTGTCCCAAGGGAATGGGTCCATCTGTGAGGAGACTTTATGTTCAAGGCAAAGAGATAAATGGTGCTGGAATAAATTCTAGTTTTGCAGTCCACCAGGTTATATGAACATATATATGCAGTGAGGTTGGGCATGTCCATTAGGCTTTATTTCATTCATTGACTGTTTcagtcttaattttttttctgttaaCAGGATGTTGATGGTAGAGCCACAGATGTTGCCTTGGGATGGTCGGTTGCCCTTGGTTCTCCTTTCACTTTTGCCACTACACTAGAACAGGAGTACAAGAGTGACATCTTTGGAGAGCGCGGTGAGTGCAGCTAGTTGTTATCGTCATCTATATATTGTTGTGCTCTTACTGCGTGACATGTGACATGTGACTTTTGTTTGTGGTTTATAGGCATTTTACTTGGCGCTGTTCATGGAATCGTAGAGTCTTTATTTAGACGATACACTGAAAACGGAATGAGTGAAGATGAGGCTTACAAGAATACTGTTGAGTGCATAACAGGAATTATATCAAAGACCATCTCAACCCAGGTTGTCTTGCAATCGGATTTGATTCATATTATTTAGTAGATCATTCTCATGCATTTTTAATGTTGATTATGAAGCAAGCATCCGTGGTTAACTTTTCATATTTTGTCTTCTTTAAGGGCATGTTGGCTGTATACAATTCCTTGTCTGAAGAAGGCAAAAAACAGTTTGAGACTGCATACAGTGCCTCGTATTATCCTTGCATGGACATCTTGTATGAGTGCTATGAGGATGTAGCTTGTGGTAGTGAGATCCGCAGTGTTGTCTTGGCTGGGCGTCGCTTTTATGTATGttcattttctcttcttttttggAATTCAAATGGTGCTTTTGTTCATATCTGTGAGGAAGATCATAACTCCTTGCCTATGATAAGATGTAATTTTGAGCTTGTTCTGTCGTCAATGTCTAACCTGTTTTAGAGAAGAAGTTCTATTGTATGTGATTTCCGTGTTGTCATGTTATAGGAAAGGGATGGTTTGCCAGCTTTCCCAATGGGTAAAATTGACCAGACACGCATGTGGAAGGTTGGTGAGCGAGTTCGATCAACTCGGGCTGCAGGGGACTTAGGTCCTTTAGATCCTTTCACTGCTGGAGTCTATGTGGCACTAATGATGGCTCAGGTATGATGCTTCCTATTGAATGAAATGGGACCGTAAAATGCAGAATTGCCATGGCCCAATCTTCTAACTACTGAAGGTTTCTTTCTAAAGTTGGAAAACAATTACAGAATTCACCAAGctgttatttttattcttcttctctttctctcttgtTTGAGGCTTATGATAAGTTCTGAATGCTACTACCTTGTCACTTTGTTAGATAATGGAATAGATGGTGTTTTTCTGTCCATTATTTGGTCGTTCAATACCTAATGCTTCTATCTTTTGCTCCCCAGATTGAAATCTTGAGAAAGAAAGGGCACTCCTACTCTGAGATCATTAATGAGAGTGTGATCGAGTCGGTGGATTCTTTGAATCCATTTATGCATGCTCGTGGGGTTTCTTTTATGGTTGACAACTGCTCGACAACAGCAAGATTGGGATCAAGAAAATGGGCTCCTCGTTTTGACTATATCCTCACACAGCAAGCTATGGTATCAGTGGACAATGGTACTCCCGTCAAATGTGATCTTATCAGCAACTTCATGTCAGATCCAGTGCATGGTGCCATAGAGGTATGCGCCCAATTGAGACCTACAGTTGACATCTCAGTTCCCCCAGATGCCGACTTTGTGAGACCTGAATTGCGCCAATCTAGCAATTGAGATCTAGGGGAAAAAAAATTTTCTTCGATCGGCTAGTAGAATTCTAATTTGTAAGGTTGAGTGAGAAGCTTGCTTCCAATAACAACTTATGGTCTAGTTTTTAGTTCTTATTTGTAAGGTTGAGTGAGAAGGTTGCTTTGAATAACAACTTATGGTCTAGTTTTATGAACTTACTCGTGTGATGTTTGTAGTACTCAAATATTTCTATGTACGAGACATGTCTGTGCGCTTCTATTACATGGATGTTAAAACTGGGAAATATATGTGATAATACAAAACTAGAATTCCTCTAAAACACCATAACTGGAATTTGTAAACTCcgcttttaattttaacaagaAACGTGTACCCACTGGCTTAGCAATCCAGTTGGGGTTTATAACACATCCCTAGAAGACAGATAACAAGATGAAAAGTCACTGATGAACTTAGCCATCCTATGTCCTTTAATGCGATCATCAAATCCAAAATGAATGGTCAGGTTGAACTCCTGGTAACTCTGTCGTACAGGTACAACCTCGTCTCCAACGCTAAAGACtattgaatataaatttatttcatcaATGTCAGCCTCTTCCAGATTCCGGCAATTTAACATTCTCGAGGAAAGGGAATTTCTTGGAGACATTGTTTTTGAGCCACCGGCTGGTTAAAACAATATTCTTCAATGCTATGATATTAAGAAACTCGGTGGCTGCAACGTTGATATTGCGTGGGCTTGGACGTACTATTGTTGCGGATGAAAGATTCAAGATTAGGAGCAAGGATCTAAATTTCCTGCAACCTGGAGCAGTCGTAAAACTGTATTCTTTTAAGATTAGGGCAAAAAACAAATGCACATCCTCCAATAAGTGTCAGCAGCAGAGTTTCAAATTCTCTAACAGAACAGGACTTGGAACTTGAGATGCAATATACTCGGAAACAGAACATTCTCTGCTGATAAATAAATCGACCTGCTTGCAGAAATGCTATTCTCAGATAATCTTAACAGAAACTCTCCTTTTCATGTCTTAAACCCTTTAAACAATGGgcattcaagaaaatattaaaccCTTCAAACAATGAGCATTCAAGACAATAATCTCAATATTCTCAAGATCATCACAAGATTCTATCTCAAAGAATTTCGATTGATAACATGAAACCTTTAGAGCTTGTTTACTTGTagagaattttttattattttttttattttttagtttttgaaaaaaaataaaaaatattttcataaaaaatttataaaatttgtaaaacatatttattatataaaaaaatttatattttctatttagataatattttaagtataaaaaatatatttggaataaatgaagtaaaaagttcattatttttatgaatttttatgcaaagaaaaaaataaaacatgttaaatttattttcaaaaatctttaaagtttagttataatttaaaaacatgaaaaaactgttttttatttttattttagaaaaaaataccataaataaatacaaaattttattttatgtttctctaaataaataaacagagGATAAGTAAACacaaaattctattttatattccCTCCAAATACCCAAGCCCTTAAGAGTCTTCATCCAGGATAACACCTGAGACTCAAGACCATGATGAGGATAGGAGAGTCGAGCCTCAAATCATCCTGCGATTTAAACACAACCAAAACCTTTCAACTTCAAGAAAGTAATTGATTGTGCAGCAGATGACAAAACTGCGAGTGGCAAACAATAATTGATGGAAGCAGCAGCATAATACTTGCTCTAGTCTCCAATAGCATCAAGGTCAATTTCTTCAACATGATTTTCTCTATCGGCCATTCCGATAGACAATCCAGATCCACCTCCTCTTCGATTGACCACCCACGATAGTATTTCTGTGTGTTTTgcgtataaaattatacatctCTATAACCTGTAGGAATTACATGCATGTATATTATGCAACTTCCCTTCAAGAAGTCTACCCCTTGTGCGCAAGACAAACAAATAACACGGAGATTGTATTGCCTATATAGATGTTACAAACACAAAGCAATATATTAAACAAGATACTGTTTTGACAATCCATGTGAAAGTAGAGGGAGCTCAGAAAGGCTGTTTAAGGGCTTCAAAAGTGAGATTAAAAacgtaaagaaaaaaaaaataaacggCTATATATTAAACAAGATACTGTTTTGACAACCCACTATGAAATTAGAGTTCATCTGAACTAGGGTGAATACTATCATCCGTTACAACTCCTTTTAATAGAACAGCAGCAAACTAGAACACCAAAAGGGAACCCCCTCCAGTTATCAGCAATAACATCCTACCACACCATCATAATCTAAGCTATAGGTGCTTGATAATAGAACGTCACTGAATGCAAAATCCAAGTGACGAATTGCAGGAGGCAGCTAGGCATCATAGTCTCCCTGACTGAACTTGTTCTCTGGATAAAACACAGCCACAACTTGATTTCCGCCAAATTTCCTCCCATTCATCCCTGACCGGGCTTTTGAAGCACCTTCAATATCTGCATACTCCAGGAACACCTGAGAACAGGACGAAATTTGTGCTCAAAAATCTAGGCTGAAGAAAAGATGTTTAAGGACAAGTTCCAAGGACAAATCCTATGCACCCGAAAATAGGGAGACGGGCACTAACCTTCCCAACTCCTGCTGCAGCTTCACCATCTCCCCTTGGGCGTGGGATAACAACATTCACCAATGCACCTGCATTTAAAGTGTGAAAATATGCAACAAGCCAACAGAAGTTTTTGAAATCAATAGTttcatttttagaaaaaaaggatctcaagtaaatataaataggGGATAATGATGTCTTCTGTCTGTGTATGTTAGGCCTGATTCTTTATAGCAGAATGTGGCACTACAAAAGGCTGTAAAACAGACatacaacaaaaagaaaataaagaaaatcaattacTATGTAAGAAGTCTCGCAAGAGAACATTAAACTAGGGCTAACTACGAAAGCCTTGCAGGAAGAAAAACGGGTAGCTAACTTGGAATATAAACAAACAGTCCAAATATTTTACCAAATTTCCCGCCTTCAGTTCTCATATCTTCCAATATGTCTTCATACTCATCGTCATCTTTGAGCTCATCCGCAGTGACAACTTGAGTTAGGCATACAACTTTAGTAGGCACAGGTTGCAACATTAGCCTCTGCAAAAAGATAAGgcttaataaattaactgaACAAAAACCAAACTAGAGGAGACAAGAAATTAAACAGAAAGGATTGGAAAATGTTAGATATGTAAAAGTACTAGTAAGTTCACCCACACGATGCAACAagacaaattttataaattataatatataataagtattgattaaaattctaatgtatttcaaatatatcatcaactaataattcaaattttaccataatattaacatttagatcagataaatttatatatgcatttttcagaaaaatagaaaaattccAAAATATCCTTTCCAAACGCCGGTTGCTCCTTTCATACAGTAATAGGCTTACAACATTAAAGATAGATAATTATGTCTTTATTTGTTAGGATAAAATATAACCAACTACTTGTATGTTAACAAACTTATTCAACATAACATGAGTAAGAAATAAGCATAGAATGCAATTCTATCAGTTAAAATGTAAatcttttttaacaaattttaaaaattgtattaaccttttaaataattttttaatttctattctatttatgtcaaaaattcaaaattccaattgacGATCATAATtctgtaaaagaaaagaaaattcagtAAATAAACACTGTTAGATAGAgtgtcaattttttttaataaatttcaaatttttagtatatttgtattttttaatagcataaattttgaattaaggAGCATAATGTAgcaaaaattatacttttaagaGAATAGGATAATAAACGTTAAAACACACAGTCAAAGTTTCTGTAAGAAATATATACTCTCTAAGTTGgtaggaaaaaaataaaacaacaaaataatacaCATTAGCAAATAATCATCTAAACTAAGGAAACACCAAATTGGTTCCAGACCCATTCAGGGACACATCAAAAGACACCAGT
The sequence above is drawn from the Ricinus communis isolate WT05 ecotype wild-type chromosome 7, ASM1957865v1, whole genome shotgun sequence genome and encodes:
- the LOC8264200 gene encoding ketol-acid reductoisomerase, chloroplastic translates to MSATASFSATLPKPTPFLSTPKSISSSSSLSTLGFLSIRSKSFKSLRANGGGGSAVGACSMVSMPAVKPLISLDFETTVFKKEKISLAGHDEYIVRGGRDLFKLLPDAFKGIKQIGVIGWGSQGPAQAQNLRDSLGEAKSDIVVKIGLRKGSRSFAEARSAGFTEENGTLGDIWETVSGSDLVLLLISDAAQADNYEKVFSHMKPNSILGLSHGFLLGHLQSMGLDFPKNISVIAVCPKGMGPSVRRLYVQGKEINGAGINSSFAVHQDVDGRATDVALGWSVALGSPFTFATTLEQEYKSDIFGERGILLGAVHGIVESLFRRYTENGMSEDEAYKNTVECITGIISKTISTQGMLAVYNSLSEEGKKQFETAYSASYYPCMDILYECYEDVACGSEIRSVVLAGRRFYERDGLPAFPMGKIDQTRMWKVGERVRSTRAAGDLGPLDPFTAGVYVALMMAQIEILRKKGHSYSEIINESVIESVDSLNPFMHARGVSFMVDNCSTTARLGSRKWAPRFDYILTQQAMVSVDNGTPVKCDLISNFMSDPVHGAIEVCAQLRPTVDISVPPDADFVRPELRQSSN